Proteins encoded together in one Meles meles chromosome 7, mMelMel3.1 paternal haplotype, whole genome shotgun sequence window:
- the LRRC23 gene encoding leucine-rich repeat-containing protein 23, giving the protein MSDEELEDFEPDQDNLEKEDDEKETEEWEDYRKEGEEYSEEWMFNPLTEDMMKEALSLLCKTGNGLAHAYVKLDVKERDLTDIHLLRSYIHLRYVDVSENHLTDLSPLNYLTHLLWLKADGNNLRSAHLNELPYLQIASFAYNQITDTEGISHPRLGSLDLKGNRIRRVTGLDPQKLISLHTLELRGNQLESTLGINLPKLKNLFLAQNMLKKVEGLEHLSNLTTLHLRDNQIETLSGFSKEMTSLQYLNLRGNMVTHLGELAKLRDLPKLRALVLLDNPCTDENDYRQEALVQITHLERLDKDFFEDEERAEADEIRQRLKETLEEEAEAEHNSELKVPSM; this is encoded by the exons ATGTCAGATGAAGAGCTGGAAGACTTTGAGCCAGACCAGGACaatctggaaaaagaagatgatgagaaagagactgaggagtgggaggactacaggaaggagggagaagagtaCTCAGAGGAA TGGATGTTCAACCCCCTCACGGAGGACATGATGAAGGAAGCGCTTTCTTTGCTCTGTAAGACGGGCAATGGACTGGCTCATGCTTATGTCAAGCTGGATGTTAAAGAGAG GGACCTGACCGACATCCACCTGTTACGGTCCTACATCCATCTGCGCTACGTGGATGTTTCCGAGAACCACCTGACAGACTTGTCCCCACTCAATTACCTGACCCACCTGCTCTGGCTCAAGGCCGATGGCAACAATCTGCGGAGCGCACACCTGAACGAGCTGCCGTACCTGCAGATTGCCAGCTTTGCCTATAACCAGATCACTGACACTGAGGGCATCTCCCACCCTCGTCTGGGCAGCCTGGATCTCAAAG GGAACCGCATCCGCAGGGTGACTGGTCTGGACCCCCAAAAGCTGATCAGCCTGCACACACTGGAGCTGCGGGGGAACCAGCTGGAGAGCACCCTGGGAATCAACCTTCCTAAGCTGAAGAACCTCTTCCTG GCCCAGAACATGCTGAAGAAGGTGGAGGGCTTGGAGCACCTAAGCAATCTCACTACCTTGCATCTTCGAGACAATCAGATTGAAACGCTGAGTGGCTTCTCCAAAGAAATGACATCACTGCAGTATCTCAATCTGAG GGGCAACATGGTGACCCACCTGGGGGAGCTAGCCAAGCTTCGGGACCTGCCCAAGCTGCGAGCCTTGGTGCTGTTGGACAACCCGTGTACAGATGAGAATGACTATCGCCAGGAGGCCCTGGTGCAGATAACACACCTCGAGCGCCTGGATAAAGATTTCTTCGAGGACGAGGAGCGGGCAGAGGCTGACGAGATCCGTCAGAGGTTGAAGGAGACCCTGGAAGAGGAGGCTGAGGCTGAGCATAACTCCGAACTGAAAGTGCCATCCATGTAG